From one Humulus lupulus chromosome 8, drHumLupu1.1, whole genome shotgun sequence genomic stretch:
- the LOC133797499 gene encoding wax ester synthase/diacylglycerol acyltransferase 11-like, whose translation MDESHCEAGMRLRPIQTKFEKRGPTTSNGGSDDHHQEMMNGGGADHDDQDQPLSPAGQLFHEPNFNVHILAMMGCKTKIDTAVVKANLPHTLLKHPRFCSLPVEDEKKGGEMKWVRTEVDLDKHVINPEVDLSNYKGTPDKYLEDYIHNLTKTSVDKSRPLWDLHILNVKTSEAEAVGIFRVHHSIGDGISLMSLLLACTRQISDPEALPTLPTTKLKLDNAHKSFGFFTAKYLMSLILRVWWVLNLFWNTFRDVLKFTGTALLLIKDSKTPIKGPPGSENNPRRIVYRIVSLDDMKLIKNAMNTTINDVALGATQAGLSKYLNRRYGILNKNDVGETEKKNNLPKKIRLRSILFINIRPSPGIQALADMMEKNTKAKWGNSFAYVLLPFTIGLRDDPLDYVREAKSTIDRKKHSLEAYFTFSIIGLVFKFFGIKSASALFQRLFCGTTMAFSNVVGPLEEIGFYGHPMAYLSANSYGQANELVVCIQSYVNKMSVSVAVDESTIPDPHQLCDDIVESLKVIKDIVKEKGLI comes from the exons ATGGATGAATCACATTGTGAAGCAGGTATGAGATTAAGACCTATTCAAACAAAATTTGAAAAGAGAGGACCAACCACATCAAATGGTGGATCTGATGATCATCATCAAGAAATGATGAACGGAGGAGGAGCTGATCACGATGATCAAGATCAGCCATTGAGTCCAGCAGGTCAATTGTTCCATGAACCAAACTTTAATGTTCATATTTTAGCAATGATGGGCTGCAAAACCAAGATTGACACTGCTGTTGTTAAAGCCAACTTGCCACATACTTTGCTCAAACACCCCCGCTTCTGTAGTTTGCCG GttgaggatgagaaaaagggtgGTGAAATGAAATGGGTGAGAACAGAAGTGGATTTGGACAAGCACGTGATAAATCCTGAGGTTGATTTATCAAATTACAAGGGAACCCCAGACAAGTATTTGGAAGATTACATTCATAACCTCACAAAAACCAGTGTTGACAAATCAAGGCCTCTATGGGATCTCCATATTCTGAATGTGAAGACCTCTGAGGCTGAGGCGGTGGGAATTTTCAGAGTACACCACTCTATTGGAGATGGCATATCTCTCATGTCTCTTCTGCTAGCTTGTACACGCCAAATTTCTGATCCCGAGGCCTTGCCAACTCTCCCCACAACCAAGTTGAAGTTAGATAATGCACACAAGAGCTTTGGCTTTTTCACTGCAAAGTATTTAATGAGCTTAATACTTAGGGTTTGGTGGGTCTTAAACTTGTTTTGGAATACCTTTCGGGATGTTTTGAAGTTCACGGGCACAGCTCTGTTGTTGATCAAAGATAGCAAAACTCCTATAAAAGGTCCACCAGGCAGTGAGAATAATCCTCGGCGAATCGTTTACAGGATTGTTAGTTTGGATGATATGAAGTTGATTAAGAATGCAATGAACACG ACCATAAATGACGTTGCCTTGGGAGCCACCCAAGCTGGTTTATCTAAATATCTCAATAGAAGATATG GCATATTGAATAAGAATGATGTGGGCGAAACCGAGAAGAAAAACAATCTCCCAAAGAAAATTCGCTTAAGATCAATTTTATTCATTAACATTAGACCATCCCCAGGAATTCAG GCTTTAGCAGATATGATGGAAAAAAACACAAAAGCAAAGTGGGGAAATTCATTTGCCTATGTCCTCCTTCCCTTCACTATTGGTTTAAGGGATGACCCATTAGACTATGTTCGAGAAGCCAAATCTACCATCGATCGGAAGAAGCATTCTCTTGAAGCTTATTTTACTTTCTCTATTATTGGCTTAGTTTTCAAGTTTTTTGGCATCAAG TCAGCAAGTGCTCTTTTCCAAAGACTCTTCTGTGGAACAACCATGGCCTTTTCCAACGTAGTTGGACCACTTGAGGAAATTGGTTTCTACGGTCATCCAATGGCTTACCTCTCTGCAAATTCTTACGGCCAAGCAAAT GAGTTGGTTGTGTGCATTCAAAGTTACGTGAACAAAATGAGTGTAAGTGTAGCAGTGGATGAAAGCACAATACCTGACCCACATCAGCTATGCGATGACATTGTTGAATCACTTAAAGTTATTAAGGATATTGTCAAAGAGAAAGGACTCATCTAa